One Nitrospirota bacterium genomic window, CACAATTTCCTCTAATTTCGCCACAATAGAATCTTCAATCCAATCTGCCCCACACTGCGCACATACGGTAGCCGGTACATCCCTTACCACTACAACACCAAATCCAAGATCAACGGTAAATGTGGTTTTTCCCGGTTTCTTAGTGCTTCCACAGAGCGGACATTTGTTAGGAACTGATTTTGTTGTCATCTTTC contains:
- a CDS encoding type II toxin-antitoxin system MqsA family antitoxin, which gives rise to MTTKSVPNKCPLCGSTKKPGKTTFTVDLGFGVVVVRDVPATVCAQCGADWIEDSIVAKLEEIVNEARQRHLMVEITTLSPT